One segment of Brassica napus cultivar Da-Ae chromosome C3, Da-Ae, whole genome shotgun sequence DNA contains the following:
- the LOC106385501 gene encoding uncharacterized protein LOC106385501 produces the protein MDLTCPFCSVCYRLHRSFVSKQTRCRCCNKNFTARETPLQGLSSKDSTPKRILSQMLRETHQHHPVAPSSSGPSFWTTCRNCGCRHRYLRVYLDKWFVCPSCREETIAMEVLARSGEVLFNKWFQEFRSMCKNEAASVSGKKSSPGSRCDVKVVGEKRKREEEVAALSQNHSKPDGVIGSAVDNNRRGFNGNGDEASSSGDAKVDNNFGLRDSSSGGDVQPKIAGLKFNDFDKLREEVNFAVGQVWAIYDTTDKVPRQYALIRKVSVPSFGLRITYLEPDPDDEKEIQWFEEDLPVSTSQFRLGKNENTQERSLFSHVIHCNEGSNSGHITLSPRKGETWALFKNWDMNWSSEPDSHRKYEYEFVEILSDYYCTEAAGVSVAFLHKAKCFASVFFRMGTGDAETLHISPHSLYRFSHRIPSFKLTGVDVKGLPKYAYELDQAALPATIEEVTVPSHLLPEFAPPKPEALCFPINGKVFKTGQIWSYIGCNDNMPRDYCRIHKISVTQTFEQAPVYKIVSFRLKPKRLPGEVIIPWEDKKLHVSCGTFLVTRVHVALAPNNFSHLMVPQTSMEGNEYTYTILPKVGQVWAIYRFWNGFLEETYEDYVIVEVLDDALDYKVLALEPALQFNGDEERKRVFGAAESRPRDFDDGDEVIFTIPKLKVLRFSHQIAASRVIKEVDGELKELFELDSTAVSVL, from the coding sequence ATGGATCTCACGTGTCCATTCTGTTCCGTGTGTTACAGATTACATAGAAGCTTCGTCAGCAAACAGACAAGATGTCGATGTTGTAACAAGAACTTCACCGCGCGTGAGACCCCTCTTCAAGGCCTTTCGTCTAAAGACAGTACACCTAAAAGGATATTGAGTCAAATGCTCCGTGAAACACATCAGCACCATCCGGTTGCTCCTTCCAGTTCCGGTCCAAGCTTTTGGACTACGTGTCGAAACTGTGGGTGTAGACATCGTTATCTTAGAGTGTATTTAGACAAATGGTTCGTTTGTCCGAGTTGCAGGGAGGAAACCATTGCGATGGAAGTGCTTGCGAGATCAGGCGAGGTTCTGTTCAACAAATGGTTCCAAGAGTTTAGATCCATGTGTAAGAACGAGGCTGCGTCTGTCTCTGGAAAGAAAAGCTCTCCTGGTTCGAGATGTGATGTGAAGGTTGTTGGtgagaagagaaagagggaaGAAGAGGTTGCTGCTTTATCTCAAAATCACAGCAAGCCTGATGGTGTTATTGGTAGCGCTGTAGACAATAACAGAAGAGGATTCAATGGTAATGGAGATGAAGCGTCAAGCTCTGGGGATGCTAAGGTGGATAACAACTTTGGTTTACGTGATTCAAGTTCAGGAGGTGATGTACAACCAAAGATTGCTGGTCTGAAGTTTAACGACTTTGATAAGCTGAGGGAGGAAGTAAACTTTGCAGTTGGCCAGGTTTGGGCTATCTATGACACAACTGATAAGGTTCCTAGACAGTATGCTCTCATCAGAAAAGTTTCAGTTCCTTCTTTTGGGCTTAGGATCACATATCTAGAGCCGGATCCTGATGATGAGAAAGAGATCCAGTGGTTTGAAGAAGACTTGCCTGTTTCTACTAGTCAGTTCAGGCTTGGGAAGAATGAGAACACTCAAGAGCGTTCGTTATTCTCACATGTTATCCACTGCAACGAAGGAAGCAACTCTGGTCACATCACTCTTTCTCCAAGAAAAGGAGAGACTTGGGCTCTATTCAAGAACTGGGATATGAACTGGTCTTCAGAGCCAGATTCTCACCGCAAATATGAGTATGAGTTTGTGGAGATTTTGTCAGATTATTATTGCACTGAAGCTGCTGGTGTATCTGTTGCATTCTTGCATAAAGCAAAATGCTTTGCAAGTGTTTTCTTCCGAATGGGAACTGGTGATGCAGAGACATTGCACATATCACCTCACAGTTTGTACCGATTCTCCCATAGGATCCCTTCCTTCAAACTGACTGGAGTTGACGTCAAAGGTCTGCCAAAGTATGCTTACGAGCTGGACCAAGCTGCGTTACCTGCAACAATCGAAGAGGTAACCGTCCCTTCACATCTATTACCAGAGTTTGCACCTCCAAAGCCAGAAGCTCTCTGCTTTCCTATAAACGGAAAGGTTTTTAAAACTGGTCAGATCTGGTCATACATCGGATGCAATGACAACATGCCTAGGGACTACTGTAGGATCCATAAGATCAGTGTGACTCAAACATTTGAGCAGGCTCCAGTTTACAAAATAGTCTCCTTTCGGTTAAAGCCCAAGCGTTTACCTGGGGAAGTCATCATCCCTTGGGAGGACAAGAAACTGCATGTTAGTTGTGGAACTTTCTTGGTGACTAGAGTTCATGTAGCACTCGCTCCTAATAACTTTTCACATCTGATGGTGCCTCAAACCTCCATGGAAGGAAATGAATATACGTATACCATTCTGCCTAAGGTTGGCCAAGTGTGGGCGATATACAGATTCTGGAATGGTTTCCTTGAAGAAACCTATGAGGACTACGTCATTGTCGAAGTTCTTGATGACGCCTTGGACTATAAGGTGTTAGCGCTGGAGCCTGCGTTGCAGTTTAATGGAGatgaagagaggaagagagtttttGGAGCAGCTGAGAGTAGGCCACGTGATTTTGATGATGGGGATGAGGTGATATTTACAATCCCAAAGTTG